One segment of Takifugu rubripes chromosome 5, fTakRub1.2, whole genome shotgun sequence DNA contains the following:
- the LOC101079565 gene encoding myosin heavy chain, fast skeletal muscle — translation MSTDAEMEQYGAAAIYLRKPEKERIEAQTAPFDAKTAYFVVDQAEMYVKGKLVKKEGGKATVETDGGKTVTVKEDDIHARNPPKFDKMEDMAMMTHLNEPSVLYNLKERYASWMIYTYSGLFCVVVNPYKWLPVYDAQCVAAYRGKKRIEAPPHIFSISDNAYQFMLTDRENQSVLITGESGAGKTVNTKRVIQYFATIAAIGAKKEATPGKMQGSLEDQIVAANPLLEAYGNAKTVRNDNSSRFGKFIRIHFGTSGKLSSADIETYLLEKSRVTFQLSAERSYHIFYQLMTGHKPELLEALLITTNPYDYPMISQGEITVKSIDDVEEFIATDTAIEILGFTADEKINIYKLTGAVMHHGNMKFKQKQREEQAEPDGTEVADKIAYLLGLNSADMLKCLCYPRVKVGNEMVTKGQTVPQVNNAVSALCKSIYEKMFLWMVIRINEMLDTKQSRSFFIGVLDIAGFEIFDFNSLEQLCINFTNEKLQQFFNHHMFVLEQEEYKKEGIEWEFIDFGMDLAACIELIEKPMGIFSILEEECMFPKASDTTFKNKLHDQHLGKTKAFEKPKPAKGKAEAHFSLVHYAGTVDYNISGWLDKNKDPLNDSVVQLYQKSSNKLLSMLYAAHAGADDAAAGGGKKGGKKKGGSFQTVSALFRENLGKLMTNLRSTHPHFVRCLIPNETKTPGLMENFLVIHQLRCNGVLEGIRICRKGFPSRILYGDFKQRYKVLNASVIPEGQFIDNKKASEKLLGSIDVDHTQYKFGHTKVFFKAGLLGTLEEMRDEKLAELVTMTQALCRGYVMRKEFVKMMERRESIFTIQYNVRSFMNVKNWPWLKLYFKIKPLLKSAETEKELAQMKDNYEKMQSDLATALAKKKELEEKMVSLLQEKNDLQLQVAAEVDNLSDAEERCEGLIKSKIQLEAKLKETTERLEDEEEINAELTAKKRKLEDECSELKKDIDDLELTLAKVEKEKHATENKVKNLTEEMASQDESIAKLTKEKKALQESHQQTLDDLQAEEDKVNTLTKAKTKLEQQVDDLEGSLEQEKKLRMDLERAKRKLEGDLKLAQESIMDLENDKQQSDEKIKKKDFEISQLLSKIEDEQSLGAQLQKKIKELQARIEELEEEIEAERAARAKVEKQRADLSRELEEISERLEEAGGATAAQIEMNKKREAEFQKLRRDLEESTLQHEATAAALRKKQADSVAELGEQIDNLQRVKQKLEKEKSEYKMEIDDLSSNMEAVAKSKGNLEKMCRTLEDQLSELKSKNDENVRQLNDINAQRARLQTENGEFGRQLEEKEALVSQLTRGKQAFTQQIEELKRHVEEEVKAKNALAHGVQSARHDCDLLREQYEEEQEAKAELQRAMSKANSEVAQWRTKYETDAIQRTEELEEAKKKLAQRLQDAEESIEAVNSKCASLEKTKQRLQGEVEDLMIDVERANSLAANLDKKQRNFDKVLAEWKQKYEEGQAELEGAQKEARSLSTELFKMKNSYEEALDHLETMKRENKNLQQEISDLTEQIGETGKSIHELEKSKKTVETEKSEIQAALEEAEGTLEHEEAKILRVQLELNQIKGEVDRKLAEKDEEMEQIKRNSQRVIDSMQSTLDAEVRSRNDALRVKKKMEGDLNEMEIQLSHANRQAAEAQKQLRNVQGQLKDAQLHLDDAVRGQEDMKEQVAMVERRNGLMLAEIEELRAALEQTERGRKVAEQELVDASERVGLLHSQNTSLLNTKKKLEADLVQVQGEVDDSVQEARNAEEKAKKAITDAAMMAEELKKEQDTSAHLERMKKNLEVTVKDLQHRLDEAENLAMKGGKKQLQKLESRVRELEAEVEAEQRRGADAVKGVRKYERRVKELTYQTEEDKKNVSRLQDLVDKLQLKVKAYKRQAEEAEEQANTHMSRLRKVQHEMEEAQERADIAESQVNKLRAKSRDVGKGNDSAE, via the exons ATGAGCACAGACGCCGAGATGGAGCAGTATGGCGCTGCGGCCATTTACCTCCGTAaaccagagaaggagaggatTGAGGCCCAGACTGCTCCATTTGATGCAAAAACAGCCTATTTTGTCGTTGATCAGGCGGAGATGTATGTCAAGGGTAAACTGGTCAAAAAAGAGGGTGGCAAAGCCACCGTtgagacagatggagggaag ACTGTCACTGTGAAAGAGGATGACATCCACGCCAGGAACCCTCCAAAGTTTGACAAAATGGAGGACATGGCCATGATGACCCATCTGAATGAGCCATCTGTGCTGTATAACCTCAAAGAGCGTTATGCATCATGGATGATCTAC ACCTACTCTGGGTTGTTCTGCGTCGTGGTGAACCCCTACAAGTGGCTTCCTGTGTATGATGCTCAATGTGTTGCAGCatacagaggaaagaagaggattGAGGCTCCACCAcacatcttctccatctctgaTAATGCCTATCAGTTCATGCTCACTG ATCGTGAGAACCAGTCTGTCCTGATTAC TGGAGAATCTGGTGCCGGAAAAACTGTTAACACCAAACGTGTCATCCAGTACTTTGCAACAATTGCAGCTATTGGAGCTAAGAAAGAGGCAACACCTGGCAAAATGCAG ggtTCTCTTGAGGACCAAATCGTTGCAGCCAACCCTCTGCTGGAGGCCTATGGTAATGCCAAGACTGTGAGAAATGACAACTCCTCACGCTTT GGTAAATTCATCAGAATCCACTTTGGGACTTCTGGCAAGCTGTCTTCAGCTGATATTGAAACAT ATCTGCTGGAGAAGTCACGTGTCACCTTCCAGTTGTCTGCTGAGAGGAGCTACCATATCTTCTATCAGCTGATGACCGGACATAAGCCTGAACTGCTGG AGGCTCTCCTCATCACAACTAACCCCTATGACTACCCAATGATCAGTCAGGGTGAGATCACTGTCAAAAGCATTGATGATGTGGAGGAGTTCATTGCTACAGAT ACTGCTATTGAAATCCTGGGCTTCACTGCTGATGAAAAGATAAACATCTACAAGCTGACTGGAGCTGTGATGCATCATGGTAACATGAAGTTCAAGCAgaagcagcgtgaggagcaggctgaacCTGATGGCACTGAGG TGGCTGATAAAATCGCCTACTTATTGGGCCTGAACTCAGCTGATATGCTGAAATGTTTGTGCTACCCAAGAGTCAAGGTTGGTAATGAGATGGTGACCAAAGGTCAGACCGTCCCACAG GTCAACAATGCTGTCAGTGCTCTGTGTAAGTCTATCTATGAGAAGATGTTCTTGTGGATGGTCATCCGTATCAATGAGATGCTGGACACAAAGCAGTCAAGGTCATTCTTCATTGGAGTGTTGGATATCGCTGGATTTGAGATCTTCGAT TTCAACAgcttggagcagctttgcatcAACTTCACCAATGAGAAACTGCAACAGTTTTTCAACCACCACATGTTTGTCCTGGAGCAAGAGGAGTACAAGAAGGAAGGCATTGAGTGGGAATTTATTGACTTTGGTATGGATTTGGCTGCCTGCATTGAGCTTATTGAGAAG CCAATGGGCATCTTCTCCATCCTGGAAGAGGAGTGCATGTTTCCCAAGGCCTCTGACACAACCTTCAAGAACAAGCTGCATGATCAGCATCTTGGCAAGACCAAGGCCTTTGAGAAGCCAAAGCCTGCAAAGGGCAAGGCTGAAGCTCACTTCTCCCTGGTCCATTATGCTGGCACTGTGGACTATAACATCAGTGGCTGGCTGGATAAGAACAAGGACCCCCTGAATGACTCAGTTGTTCAGCTCTACCAAAAATCTTCCAACAAGCTCTTGTCCATGTTGTATGCTGCACATGCTGGTGCTGATG atgctgctgctggtggtggaaagaagggaggaaaaaagaagggtGGTTCCTTCCAGACCGTGTCTGCTCTTTTCAGG GAGAACTTGGGCAAGCTGATGACAAACTTGAGAAGCACTCATCCTCATTTTGTACGTTGTCTGATCCCCAATGAAACAAAGACCCCAG GTCTGATGGAGAACTTCTTGGTCATCCACCAGCTGAGGTGTAATGGTGTCCTGGAAGGCATCAGAATCTGCAGGAAAGGATTCCCCAGCAGAATTCTCTATGGTGACTTCAAGCAGAG ATACAAAGTATTGAATGCCAGTGTCATTCCCGAGGGACAGTTTATTGACAACAAGAAAGCTTCAGAGAAGCTTCTGGGCTCCATTGATGTGGATCACACCCAGTACAAGTTTGGACACACTAAG GTGTTCTTCAAAGCTGGTCTGCTGGGTAccctggaggagatgagagatgagaaaCTGGCTGAGCTGGTGACAATGACTCAGGCCCTCTGCAGAGGATATGTCATGAGGAAGGAGTTTGttaagatgatggagaggag AGAATCAATCTTCACCATCCAGTACAACGTCCGCTCATTCATGAATGTCAAGAACTGGCCATGGCTGAAACTCTACTTTAAGATCAAGCCTCTTCTGAAGAGCGCTGAGACTGAGAAGGAACTGGCTCAGATGAAAGACAATTATGAGAAAATGCAATCTGACCTGGCTACTGCCCTGGCCAAGAAGaaagaactggaggagaaaaTGGTTTCCCTTCTGCAGGAAAAGAACGACCTGCAACTGCAAGTCGCAGCA GAAGTTGATAACCTTTCTGATGCTGAGGAGAGATGTGAGGGACTCATCAAGAGTAAGATCCAGCTGGAGGCCAAACTCAAAGAGACAACTGAGAGactggaagatgaagaagagatcAATGCTGAACTGACAGCcaagaagaggaagctggaggatgaATGCTCTGAGCTAAAGAAAGACATCGATGACCTGGAGCTCACCTTGGCTAAAGTGGAGAAGGAGAAACATGCTACAGAAAACAAG GTGAAAAACCTGACAGAGGAGATGGCATCTCAAGATGAGTCTATCGCCAAGTTAACCAAGGAGAAGAAAGCTCTCCAGGAGAGCCACCAGCAAACACTGGATGACctccaggcagaggaagacaaagtCAACACTCTGACCAAGGCCAAGACAAAGCTGGAACAGCAAGTGGATGAT CTTGAGGGATCACTGGAGCAAGAGAAGAAGCTCCGCATGGACCTTGAGAGAGCCAAGAGAAAACTGGAGGGAGACCTGAAACTGGCCCAGGAGTCCATAATGGATCTGGAGAATGACAAACAGCAATCTGATGAGAAAATCAAGAA GAAGGACTTTGAAATCAGCCAGCTGCTCAGCAAGATTGAGGATGAACAGTCTCTTGGTGCTCAGCTTCAGAAGAAGATCAAGGAGCTCCAG GCTCGtattgaggagctggaggaggagattgAGGCTGAGAGAGCTGCTCGGGCCAAGGTTGAGAAGCAGAGAGCTGACCTCTCCCGGGAGCTTGAGGAGATCAGTGAGAGGCTtgaagaagctggtggagcaaCAGCTGCTCAGATTGAGATGAACAAGAAGCGTGAGGCTGAGTTCCAGAAGCTGCGTCGTGATCTTGAAGAGTCTACCCTGCAGCATGAAGCTACTGCAGCAGCCCTCCGTAAGAAGCAGGCTGACAGCGTTGCAGAGTTGGGAGAGCAGATTGACAACCTGCAGCGTGTcaaacagaagctggagaaggaaaagagcgAGTACAAGATGGAGATCGATGACCTGTCCAGCAACATGGAGGCTGTTGCTAAATCAAAG GGGAACTTGGAGAAAATGTGCAGAACACTCGAGGATCAGTTGAGTGAACTCAAATCCAAAAACGATGAAAATGTTCGTCAGCTGAATGATATTAATGCACAAAGGGCCAGACTGCAGACAGAGAATG GTGAGTTTGGTCGCCAGCTTGAAGAGAAAGAAGCTCTTGTTTCCCAGTTGACCAGAGGCAAACAAGCTTTCACTCAACAGATTGAGGAACTTAAGAGACACGTTGAGGAGGAAGTCAAG GCCAAGAACGCCCTGGCCCACGGTGTTCAGTCAGCACGCCATGACTGTGATCTGCTCAGAGAGCAGtacgaggaggagcaggaagccaaGGCTGAACTGCAGAGAGCAATGTCCAAGGCCAACAGTGAGGTGGCTCAGTGGAGAACCAAATACGAGACGGATGCTATTCAGCGTactgaagagctggaggaagccaa GAAGAAACTGGCCCAGCGTCTGCAGGACGCTGAGGAATCCATTGAGGCTGTGAACTCAAAGTGTGCCTCTCTGGAGAAGACCAAGCAGAGACTGCAGGGTGAGGTGGAAGACCTCATGATTGATGTGGAGAGAGCTAATTCTCTGGCTGCCAACCTTGACAAGAAGCAGAGGAACTTTGACAAG GTCCTGGCAGAATGGAAGCAGAAGTATGAGGAGGGTCAGGCAGAGCTGGAAGGAGCTCAGAAGGAGGCTCGTTCTCTCAGCACTGAACTCTTCAAGATGAAGAACTCTTATGAGGAAGCTCTGGATCATCTGGAAACcatgaagagagaaaacaagaacCTGCAGC AGGAGATCTCTGACCTGACTGAACAAATTGGTGAGACTGGAAAGAGTATTCATGAGTTGGAGAAGTCCAAGAAAACTGTTGAGACAGAGAAGTCTGAGATCCAGGCGGCACTGGAGGAAGCTGAG GGAACATTAGAGCATGAAGAGGCCAAGATTCTGCGCGTCCAGCTTGAGCTTAATCAGATCAAGGGTGAGGTTGACAGGAAATTGGcagagaaggatgaggagatggagcagatcAAGAGGAACAGCCAGAGAGTGATCGACTCCATGCAGAGCACACTTGATGCTGAGGTCAGGAGCAGAAATGATGCCCTGAGAGtcaagaagaagatggagggagacctGAATGAAATGGAGATTCAGCTGAGCCATGCCAACAGACAGGCTGCTGAGGCCCAGAAACAGCTGAGAAATGTCCAGGGACAGCTTAAG GATGCCCAACTGCACCTTGATGATGCTGTGAGAGGACAAGAAGATATGAAGGAGCAGGTTGCCATGGTAGAACGTAGAAATGGTCTGATGTTGGCTGAGATTGAggagctcagagctgctctggagcagacagagaggggacgCAAAGTGGCTGAACAGGAGTTAGTTGATGCCAGCGAGCGTGTTGGTCTGCTTCACTCTCAG AACACCAGTCTTCTGAACACCAAGAAGAAGCTGGAAGCTGACCTTGTCCAGGTTCAGGGTGAGGTAGATGATTCTGTCCAGGAAGCGAGAAATGCAGAAGAGAAAGCCAAAAAGGCCATCACTGAT GCTGCCATGATggcagaagagctgaagaaggaacaggacacCAGTGCTCAtctggagaggatgaagaagaaccTGGAGGTCACTGTCAAGGACCTGCAGCACCGCCTGGATGAAGCAGAGAATCTTGCCATGAAAGGTGGCAAGAAGCAGCTCCAGAAACTGGAGTCCAGG GTACGTGAGCTGGAAGCTGAGGTTGAAGCTGAGCAGAGACGTGGAGCTGATGCTGTTAAAGGTGTCCGCAAATATGAGAGGAGAGTGAAGGAGCTGACATACCAG actgaggaggacaagaagaatGTGAGCAGACTTCAGGATCTGgtggataaactgcagctcaaAGTGAAAGCTTACAAGAGACAAGCTGAGGAGGCT gaggagcaggccaaCACTCACATGTCCAGGCTGAGGAAGGTTCAGCATGAGATGGAGGAAGCTCAGGAGCGTGCTGACATTGCTGAGTCTCAGGTCAACAAGCTGAGAGCCAAGAGCCGTGATGTGGGGAAG ggaaATGATTCTGCTGAGTAG